One Ricinus communis isolate WT05 ecotype wild-type chromosome 7, ASM1957865v1, whole genome shotgun sequence genomic region harbors:
- the LOC8283359 gene encoding cyclin-D5-1, with protein MADFDNSLSLSSLLCQEDDASCFNENNSFQELNFESSSSSSSSCFVLENEEIEYIEKMVEMESRSFTCSDDSSFANYSWLRCARLDAIDWIFNTRAIFGFRFHTAYLSVTYFDRFLSKRSIDDGKLWAIRLLSVACLSLAAKMEECRVPPLSEFPIEDYCFENKVIQRMELLVLNTLEWKMGSITPFSYLHYFINKICGESRQKETVSRAGELIVAVIKEINLLDHRPSIIAMAAVLAASDNQLTRQELELKMKVISSWGSLQNEHIFSCYIVMQEIEMGKLKTPKQVISPNSSSIHSTSMALLENSSSTTFGAGTKRRLTYNDCDQNCPVKKICHQP; from the exons ATGGCTGACTTTGACAATTCTTTGTCTTTGTCCAGTCTTCTTTGTCAAGAAGACGATGCTTCTtgttttaatgaaaacaatTCTTTTCAAGAATTGAACTTTGagtcttcttcttcctcttcttcttcttgttttgttttggAGAATGAAGAGATTGAATACATTGAGAAAATGGTTGAAATGGAAAGTAGAAGTTTTACATGCTCTGATGATTCCTCATTCGCTAATTATAGCTGGTTAAGATGTGCCCGCTTGGATGCCATTGATTGGATTTTCAAT ACAAGAGCAATCTTCGGATTCCGGTTTCACACAGCTTATCTTTCAGTGACATACTTTGATCGGTTTCTTTCAAAAAGATCTATTGAT gATGGTAAATTGTGGGCTATTAGATTGTTATCTGTGGCATGTTTATCATTAGCAGCAAAGATGGAGGAATGTAGAGTGCCTCCTTTATCAGAGTTTCCAATTGAAGATTATTGCTTTGAAAATAAGGTAATTCAAAGAATGGAGTTGCTGGTATTGAATACTTTAGAATGGAAAATGGGTTCAATCACTCCTTTCTCTTATCTACATTAtttcatcaataaaatttgTGGTGAATCTAGACAAAAAGAAACAGTCTCTAGAGCTGGGGAACTTATTGTTGCAGTGATTAAAG AAATTAATTTGCTGGATCATCGACCATCGATTATTGCTATGGCTGCAGTATTAGCTGCATCTGACAATCAATTAACAAGACAAGAGCTGGAGCTCAAGATGAAAGTAATTTCATCATGGGGTTCTTTGCAAAAT GAACATATATTTTCCTGTTATATTGTAATGCAGGAAATAGAGATGGGAAAACTTAAGACACCAAAGCAAGTGATTTCTCCTAACTCATCATCAATCCATTCTACTTCAATGGCTCTTCTTGAAAACTCTTCCTCCACTACTTTTGGAGCTGGCACTAAAAGAAGACTCACATACAATGACTGTGATCAAAATTGTCCAGTAAAGAAAATCTGTCATCAGCCTTAA